A window of the Ignisphaera sp. genome harbors these coding sequences:
- a CDS encoding glycosyltransferase: MKQGIVFIAWSKLSRRSRDLARELGANLIFFADKPPYLSTFEKTRRFLEREKPDVVFVQLPQGPLLWLALRLSKRLGFRIVADVHTGFVYITSFKGFVLNKPFNHMLKDADLVIAHNPLQRSYIIEKLGLVEEKTIVVYDPIPKYIKDVDKQVEGLDPGKYIVFPASWASDEPIDFIVKEFLSSEISEEFKLVITNDFRRNMRLYRRVENTLKKFSSLDKVVISGYLEEPQYRWVIEHSRAVIAATNREYTMLSAIWEAVGFRKPFIASKTNAIKSIVGEYPCLFQLAEGSLRKVLEKCFNEIDVESIAKPVISKLERLSQESIENLKNLLKAMISDSSTSYNKE, from the coding sequence ATGAAACAAGGAATTGTTTTTATTGCTTGGTCTAAGCTTAGTAGAAGGTCTCGTGATTTAGCTAGAGAGCTTGGTGCAAACCTCATTTTCTTTGCCGATAAACCCCCATATCTATCTACATTTGAGAAGACTAGAAGGTTTTTAGAGCGTGAGAAACCTGATGTTGTCTTTGTCCAGCTTCCTCAGGGCCCTCTCCTCTGGCTTGCTCTAAGACTTTCTAAGAGGCTTGGCTTTAGGATTGTTGCCGATGTTCATACAGGCTTTGTTTATATCACATCTTTTAAAGGCTTTGTACTCAACAAGCCTTTTAACCACATGCTTAAAGATGCTGACTTAGTTATTGCTCACAATCCTTTGCAGAGAAGCTATATTATTGAAAAGCTTGGGCTTGTAGAGGAAAAGACTATTGTTGTTTATGATCCGATACCAAAATACATTAAGGATGTTGATAAACAAGTTGAGGGTTTGGATCCTGGAAAATACATTGTATTCCCAGCTTCGTGGGCTTCAGACGAGCCCATAGACTTTATAGTTAAAGAGTTTTTGTCATCAGAAATATCCGAGGAGTTCAAGCTCGTTATAACAAACGATTTTAGAAGAAATATGCGGCTATATAGAAGAGTTGAAAACACTCTAAAAAAGTTTTCTAGTCTAGACAAGGTTGTGATATCTGGGTATCTTGAGGAGCCTCAGTATCGATGGGTTATAGAGCATAGCAGAGCCGTTATAGCGGCAACTAATAGAGAATACACAATGTTATCAGCGATATGGGAAGCTGTAGGATTTAGAAAACCATTTATAGCATCTAAAACAAATGCTATTAAAAGTATTGTTGGCGAATACCCATGCCTATTTCAGCTAGCAGAAGGAAGTTTGAGGAAGGTTCTCGAAAAATGTTTCAATGAAATAGATGTAGAGTCTATAGCTAAACCTGTTATAAGTAAGCTGGAAAGATTGTCGCAAGAAAGCATTGAGAATTTAAAGAATTTGTTGAAAGCTATGATCAGCGACAGTTCTACCTCTTACAACAAAGAATAA
- a CDS encoding 2-hydroxymuconate tautomerase family protein, which produces MPVVVVYMWSGVSREAKERIVKGITKVFEELGIPPQAVEVIIHEVPKENWGVGGEIADVKFREVKPP; this is translated from the coding sequence ATGCCTGTAGTTGTTGTGTATATGTGGAGTGGCGTATCTAGAGAAGCTAAGGAGAGGATAGTTAAGGGTATAACCAAGGTTTTTGAAGAGCTTGGAATTCCGCCCCAAGCTGTTGAGGTGATAATCCACGAGGTTCCCAAAGAGAATTGGGGTGTTGGGGGAGAGATAGCAGATGTGAAGTTCAGAGAAGTTAAACCCCCGTAG
- a CDS encoding NosD domain-containing protein produces MFNNIEDVDIIDSMNYWNTILSPGKNIVRGNRSGGNYWASPNGTGFS; encoded by the coding sequence TTGTTTAATAACATTGAAGATGTTGACATTATCGATAGCATGAACTACTGGAATACCATCCTATCCCCTGGCAAGAATATTGTTAGGGGCAACAGGAGTGGTGGAAACTACTGGGCATCGCCAAATGGAACAGGCTTTAGCTAG
- a CDS encoding alpha/beta hydrolase, with the protein MKFDVIKLRDDRLVKLYTYILDLSPQIAWRKRPAVIVCPGGSFLYTSDREAEPVAMTFLSRGYHAFVLRYTTADMGVRKVYPDIIYDLANSLTLIRGHAGEWGVDPDKIAIIGFSAGGALAALYSVNWHRDWLSKSLNISKENLKPNAVILAYPAALDYITMYEALKRRGGAAIEAFHRIISALLGEANISVEKLKEVSAVYYVDQNTPPTFIWSTADDSIVPVESILTYVKALAENGVPFELHIFDKGVHGLSLANRTTAKNPEQINPHVAKWVELALNWLDKQFEAYP; encoded by the coding sequence ATGAAGTTTGATGTCATTAAACTCAGAGATGATAGACTTGTAAAACTGTATACATATATTCTTGATCTTTCACCACAGATAGCATGGAGAAAAAGACCAGCTGTAATTGTTTGCCCTGGAGGATCATTTCTTTATACATCTGATAGAGAGGCTGAACCCGTAGCCATGACGTTTCTGTCTAGGGGGTACCACGCTTTTGTCTTAAGGTATACCACGGCTGATATGGGGGTCAGAAAAGTCTACCCAGACATTATCTACGACTTGGCGAACTCTTTGACCTTAATCCGGGGTCATGCAGGCGAATGGGGGGTAGACCCAGATAAGATAGCTATTATCGGGTTCTCAGCCGGAGGTGCTTTAGCGGCTCTATATAGCGTTAACTGGCATAGGGATTGGCTAAGCAAATCACTTAATATTTCGAAGGAGAATCTAAAGCCAAACGCGGTTATACTCGCTTATCCAGCAGCACTAGACTATATAACCATGTATGAAGCTCTTAAAAGACGTGGTGGCGCAGCTATAGAGGCTTTCCACAGGATAATCTCAGCATTACTTGGCGAAGCAAATATCTCAGTAGAAAAACTGAAAGAAGTTAGCGCTGTGTATTATGTTGATCAGAATACGCCACCAACATTTATATGGTCAACGGCTGATGATAGTATAGTACCTGTTGAGAGCATTCTTACCTATGTGAAAGCTCTTGCAGAAAACGGGGTACCGTTTGAACTCCATATATTTGATAAGGGTGTGCATGGACTGTCGTTAGCTAATAGAACTACTGCTAAAAATCCTGAGCAAATAAACCCACACGTCGCAAAATGGGTTGAACTTGCCTTAAACTGGCTAGATAAACAATTCGAAGCATATCCCTAA
- a CDS encoding rhamnogalacturonan lyase — protein sequence MKVVECLGRGVIALRVSENEVFVSWRFLVNDPDDIRFNVYRKIADNAIKINSEPLTQTNMLDKVGDFSRGIEYLVVPVVNGKELWDKASSSPLGKLPPNPPIRNYISIPLRQDAFDFFGRVQGVQAAAVGDLDGDGEYELVVKRGNQGLDPAFKVYPIHMPIETYKIEAYKLDGSFLWRIDLGPNIRPGVWYSPFIVFDLDSDGKAEVVVKIGEGAKFYTRNGEVIDVGDINGDGIVNYVDELGRQTHGPEYFAIVDGFTGKPLAIAPWIPMRDWSFWGDNYGNRASRHMMAVAYLDGEKPSLIIARGIYTHIFIEAWNWRDGKLEKVWSFYLPNPGVAKGGHNIRVADIDGDGRDEIVYGAIAIDDDGKLLWDSGLVHGDRFHVADIDPSRPGLEIFYVQEFADVKEKKKPGIAMVDAATGKILWSLSGPGISDVDVDQAVCADIDPRYPGLECWTSYGAPHAGKGAFIGLFNAKGEIIGPAPPLCNMAIWWDGDLLREHIDIAYGLLYINKWDYEKQQFKPLFVGDCMGYRTPALYGDIIGDWREEVVCISNDKKELRIYVTTMPTNYRFHTLVQDPQYRIDIAQESVGYMQTTYTSFYLASDMKLPPPKPNVRPCCK from the coding sequence ATGAAGGTTGTGGAATGTTTAGGTAGAGGTGTTATTGCACTTAGGGTTTCTGAGAATGAAGTGTTTGTTAGTTGGAGGTTTTTGGTTAATGATCCCGATGATATCAGGTTTAATGTCTATAGGAAGATTGCTGATAATGCTATTAAGATTAATAGTGAGCCCTTAACCCAAACTAATATGCTGGATAAGGTTGGAGATTTCTCTAGAGGTATAGAGTATCTTGTTGTTCCAGTTGTTAATGGTAAAGAGCTTTGGGATAAAGCCTCTAGCTCCCCCCTAGGAAAACTACCTCCCAACCCACCTATAAGAAACTACATATCGATACCTCTAAGACAAGATGCTTTCGATTTCTTTGGCAGGGTTCAAGGGGTTCAGGCTGCAGCTGTAGGCGATCTTGATGGGGATGGCGAGTACGAGTTGGTGGTTAAAAGGGGTAACCAGGGTCTTGACCCAGCTTTTAAGGTTTACCCAATCCATATGCCTATAGAGACCTACAAAATTGAGGCATACAAACTAGACGGATCTTTTCTATGGAGGATAGACCTAGGGCCAAACATAAGGCCGGGTGTATGGTACTCGCCCTTCATAGTGTTCGACTTAGACTCTGATGGAAAGGCAGAAGTTGTTGTTAAAATTGGTGAAGGAGCCAAGTTCTACACTAGGAATGGAGAGGTTATAGATGTTGGTGACATCAATGGCGATGGCATTGTGAATTACGTTGATGAGCTGGGAAGGCAAACACACGGTCCAGAGTACTTTGCTATAGTGGATGGTTTTACAGGAAAGCCATTGGCTATAGCTCCATGGATTCCAATGCGTGATTGGAGCTTCTGGGGCGATAACTATGGTAATAGAGCGTCGAGACATATGATGGCTGTGGCTTATTTGGATGGTGAAAAACCTTCGCTTATAATTGCTAGGGGCATCTATACACATATCTTTATTGAGGCATGGAATTGGAGGGATGGAAAACTTGAGAAGGTATGGAGTTTCTATCTTCCAAATCCAGGTGTTGCTAAAGGTGGACACAATATAAGGGTTGCTGATATCGATGGGGATGGAAGGGATGAGATAGTATATGGGGCGATAGCAATTGACGATGATGGTAAGCTGCTTTGGGATTCAGGGTTGGTTCACGGTGATAGATTCCATGTAGCGGATATAGATCCTTCAAGACCAGGGCTAGAGATATTCTATGTCCAGGAATTTGCTGATGTCAAGGAGAAGAAAAAACCTGGTATAGCTATGGTTGATGCTGCGACAGGGAAAATTCTATGGAGTCTTTCAGGGCCAGGTATAAGCGACGTTGATGTTGATCAAGCTGTCTGTGCAGATATTGACCCTAGGTATCCTGGGTTAGAGTGCTGGACCAGTTATGGAGCCCCCCACGCAGGTAAGGGGGCATTCATAGGGTTGTTCAACGCAAAAGGGGAGATAATAGGGCCTGCTCCACCACTTTGCAACATGGCTATATGGTGGGATGGAGATCTGCTTAGGGAACATATAGACATAGCCTATGGATTGCTATACATAAACAAATGGGATTATGAAAAACAGCAATTCAAGCCTCTATTTGTTGGTGACTGCATGGGCTATAGAACTCCCGCTCTTTACGGCGATATAATAGGTGATTGGAGGGAAGAAGTAGTATGCATATCAAATGATAAGAAAGAACTAAGAATATATGTAACAACAATGCCAACCAACTACAGATTCCATACCCTTGTGCAAGACCCACAATACCGAATAGATATTGCACAAGAAAGCGTTGGATACATGCAAACGACTTACACAAGCTTCTACCTAGCATCGGATATGAAACTCCCACCTCCAAAACCTAATGTAAGACCATGCTGTAAATAA
- a CDS encoding glycosyl hydrolase gives MVNRELFLNPPKIFRGVPFWSINDVLKEEEISKQVSILDEAGFGGAFFHAREGLVTPFLSEEWFNSFEAAVEEALRRGMTIWIYDEDRWPSGFAGGYVPALSDRYRAKALLMIIDSKCFEGVDTVAMFRCKVSEFGLPTECERIYKGEAHSKYLYLTFVRYTAPIGDVWYSGFSYVDTLNPEAIQKFIDIAYKPYVDRFKSYIGSVIPGVFTDEPRAYHFRIAPTGRRFLVPPRGGRFHIFAIPWTDNFPEYFRRINKYDILDKLPELFFDIGDYTKTRYDFWKTITQLFLEAFTKQLYDWCDKHGLKFTGHLLSEDALVSQIVVGAAMPHYEYMHIPGIDHLGYQIWNSLLTVKQVASVANQLSRDRVMCETYGCLGNYPTFEDRKWIGDFLYALGVNMLVHHLVPYSMRGRRKADYGLNFHWGQPWWKYNRVLEDYFSRLSYVLSQGVRVAEVLVISPITSVWCLYTPLNVSKAKKIDEEFSKLLMTLLRNHIDFELGDEMILARYGRVDGRELVVGRVRYKAVIMPRAINITYPVLELLKRYLDSGGMVILVGGFPKYVDGSESPKVEELLRKALVVQSEEEAVKILKAIDMEVTVEGENLDENILIHTRDVDGSRVVFIANVSRDRDYAIKIGVKGLYDVELWDPFTGNITKYSGDIKNGRTWIYLTLKPVESRLFVLKPGTPTKGMVREAFEKIYEIYVKGNYKIRRRNPNILVLDFAQLSLNNTMWSDFKHLIRIREDLVSTGFGSNYKLRFRFIAEFKPKTNTYLVIENPSMYKCLRVNGVEIDLSKSCGLWIDWNFKKYDVTNLIKAGENIIEVEGVVTLEPEIEPMYILGDFAVKEAPYGESRIIPEVLEIDAEDDLDLCQYGYPFYSGEMELENRVYIEPSMDFDKAELFIEKLDAALALVYVNGFEAGKIIHTSRSSIDITNLVKKGENVIKIILVGTLRNTLGPLHKEDTWWMSPETFYTIDEKWKDHYVLRPFGLKGLKVLLYRKKIE, from the coding sequence ATGGTAAATCGTGAGTTGTTTCTAAATCCTCCAAAGATATTTAGGGGTGTGCCTTTTTGGTCTATAAACGATGTGCTTAAAGAAGAGGAGATCTCGAAACAAGTATCTATTTTGGATGAGGCTGGTTTTGGCGGGGCTTTCTTTCATGCTAGAGAAGGTCTGGTTACGCCTTTCCTAAGTGAGGAATGGTTCAATTCATTTGAAGCAGCTGTTGAAGAGGCTCTTAGAAGAGGTATGACTATCTGGATCTATGATGAAGATAGGTGGCCTTCTGGATTTGCTGGAGGGTATGTACCTGCTCTTAGTGATAGATATAGAGCGAAGGCGTTGTTAATGATTATCGATTCTAAATGTTTTGAAGGTGTTGATACTGTTGCTATGTTTAGATGTAAGGTTAGCGAATTTGGGTTACCCACAGAATGCGAGAGAATATATAAGGGCGAGGCACATAGCAAATACTTATATCTAACCTTTGTAAGGTATACTGCGCCTATAGGCGATGTATGGTACTCGGGATTCTCCTATGTAGATACCTTGAATCCTGAGGCTATACAAAAATTCATAGATATAGCATACAAGCCTTATGTAGATAGATTCAAGAGTTATATAGGTTCTGTTATACCTGGGGTTTTCACAGATGAACCTAGAGCCTACCATTTTAGGATTGCTCCAACTGGTAGAAGGTTCTTGGTACCCCCTAGAGGGGGTAGATTCCATATATTTGCTATTCCTTGGACAGATAACTTCCCAGAGTACTTTAGGAGAATAAATAAGTATGATATTCTTGATAAACTACCTGAACTATTCTTCGATATAGGTGATTATACTAAAACACGCTACGATTTCTGGAAAACCATTACACAGCTATTCTTAGAGGCTTTCACAAAACAGTTATATGATTGGTGCGATAAACACGGTCTTAAGTTTACAGGTCATCTACTATCCGAAGACGCCCTGGTGTCACAAATTGTTGTAGGAGCTGCAATGCCTCACTACGAGTACATGCACATCCCTGGCATAGATCATCTAGGCTATCAGATATGGAACTCCCTTCTCACAGTAAAACAAGTTGCAAGTGTTGCTAATCAGCTTAGCAGAGATAGGGTTATGTGTGAAACATATGGTTGCTTAGGAAACTACCCAACATTTGAAGATAGGAAATGGATAGGGGATTTCCTCTATGCTCTAGGAGTAAATATGTTGGTACACCACCTAGTCCCATATTCGATGAGGGGTAGAAGAAAAGCTGATTATGGTTTAAACTTTCATTGGGGGCAGCCTTGGTGGAAGTATAATAGGGTTTTGGAAGACTACTTTTCACGCTTAAGCTATGTGCTATCACAGGGTGTTAGAGTTGCTGAGGTTTTGGTGATAAGTCCTATAACAAGTGTATGGTGCTTGTACACGCCTCTCAATGTATCAAAGGCTAAGAAGATAGATGAAGAATTCTCCAAATTGCTTATGACTCTGCTAAGGAATCATATAGACTTTGAGTTAGGAGATGAAATGATTCTTGCACGCTATGGCAGAGTTGATGGCAGAGAGCTTGTTGTGGGAAGAGTTAGGTATAAGGCAGTTATAATGCCTAGAGCAATCAATATTACATATCCAGTTCTTGAACTGCTGAAGAGATACCTTGATTCAGGAGGCATGGTCATACTCGTTGGCGGCTTCCCAAAGTATGTAGATGGCTCTGAGTCGCCTAAGGTAGAAGAATTGCTAAGAAAGGCCTTGGTGGTGCAATCCGAGGAAGAGGCTGTGAAAATTCTAAAAGCAATAGATATGGAAGTAACGGTCGAAGGAGAGAACTTAGATGAGAACATACTGATCCACACAAGAGATGTTGATGGCTCTAGAGTTGTTTTCATAGCTAACGTTAGTAGAGATAGAGACTACGCAATAAAAATAGGGGTAAAAGGCCTCTACGATGTTGAGTTGTGGGATCCGTTTACAGGTAATATAACGAAATATAGTGGAGATATTAAGAATGGGAGAACATGGATTTACCTAACATTAAAACCTGTTGAATCAAGACTGTTTGTTTTAAAACCTGGTACCCCCACCAAAGGCATGGTTCGTGAAGCTTTCGAGAAAATATATGAAATATATGTTAAAGGTAACTACAAAATAAGAAGAAGAAATCCAAATATACTTGTACTTGACTTTGCTCAGCTATCCCTAAACAACACTATGTGGAGCGATTTCAAGCATTTAATAAGGATTAGAGAGGACCTTGTTTCAACAGGTTTTGGATCAAATTATAAGCTGAGGTTTAGGTTTATAGCTGAATTCAAACCCAAAACCAATACTTACCTCGTTATCGAAAACCCGTCTATGTACAAGTGTTTGAGAGTTAATGGAGTTGAAATAGATCTTTCAAAAAGTTGTGGTTTGTGGATAGATTGGAACTTCAAGAAATACGATGTGACCAATTTAATTAAGGCTGGGGAAAACATTATAGAAGTAGAAGGTGTTGTAACGTTAGAACCAGAGATAGAGCCTATGTATATACTCGGAGATTTTGCTGTAAAAGAGGCTCCCTATGGTGAATCACGCATTATACCAGAGGTTCTGGAGATTGATGCAGAAGATGACCTAGATTTGTGCCAATATGGTTACCCATTTTATAGCGGTGAGATGGAACTTGAAAACAGGGTATATATTGAGCCGTCCATGGATTTCGATAAAGCTGAGCTATTTATAGAGAAACTAGATGCTGCGCTAGCTTTGGTCTATGTTAATGGCTTTGAAGCTGGGAAAATAATACACACCTCAAGGTCGTCAATAGATATAACGAATTTAGTTAAAAAAGGTGAAAACGTGATCAAGATAATACTTGTGGGAACGCTTAGAAATACTCTTGGACCTCTCCATAAAGAAGATACATGGTGGATGTCTCCAGAAACATTCTATACCATAGATGAGAAGTGGAAAGACCATTATGTTCTAAGACCATTTGGTTTAAAAGGGCTAAAAGTTTTGTTATACCGAAAAAAGATAGAATAG
- a CDS encoding Gfo/Idh/MocA family oxidoreductase, protein MLGTAVVGLGAIGRRHVESLKELEQEGFNVKLVGVMDAIKARVDDFAAKYHCKGYYSYDEVVKDPAVDVVFIATPHYLHAQQSIYAMEYKKHVIVEKPMAITLASAREMIAKAKDNGVRLGVIYQRRYADGVQKLKHIVSNGMLGKTFLAEASLMWYRSEEEYFLKDEVARSWRGMWSTEGGGLLMTQAIHVIDLLLYILGDAEEIYGYISNVSHPAVTVEDTTAAIIKFKNNVMATLTSSISFQPQDKQYWRIRVFGLKGFAEVENEYLSQVALKDQSVDPSLLEKRRENLHKKLFKDFLTKLMNDEDFPINGEEGYKSLELAKAIYFATLVNKPVKLPLNIDLVI, encoded by the coding sequence ATGTTGGGTACGGCAGTTGTAGGTTTGGGGGCTATTGGGCGTAGGCATGTGGAGAGCTTGAAGGAGCTTGAGCAAGAAGGTTTTAATGTCAAACTAGTTGGTGTCATGGATGCTATAAAGGCTAGGGTTGACGATTTTGCCGCTAAATACCATTGTAAGGGGTATTACTCCTACGATGAGGTGGTTAAGGATCCTGCTGTAGATGTTGTCTTCATTGCAACCCCCCATTATTTGCATGCTCAGCAATCTATTTACGCTATGGAGTACAAGAAGCATGTTATAGTGGAGAAGCCTATGGCGATAACCCTTGCCTCAGCTAGGGAAATGATAGCAAAGGCTAAGGATAATGGGGTTAGATTGGGGGTTATATACCAGAGGCGCTATGCCGATGGTGTTCAAAAACTAAAGCACATTGTCTCAAACGGTATGTTGGGAAAGACATTCTTGGCAGAAGCATCGTTGATGTGGTATAGAAGTGAAGAAGAGTACTTCCTAAAAGATGAGGTTGCTAGGAGCTGGAGGGGTATGTGGAGCACAGAAGGAGGTGGACTGCTCATGACACAAGCCATACATGTAATAGATCTTCTGCTATACATTCTTGGCGATGCAGAGGAAATCTATGGCTATATAAGCAATGTATCTCATCCTGCCGTAACTGTCGAAGATACAACTGCAGCCATTATAAAGTTCAAGAATAATGTCATGGCCACTCTCACCTCATCTATTTCGTTTCAGCCCCAGGATAAGCAATACTGGAGGATAAGGGTTTTTGGATTAAAAGGTTTTGCCGAAGTAGAAAATGAGTATTTATCTCAGGTAGCGTTGAAAGATCAATCCGTAGACCCTTCATTACTAGAAAAAAGGAGGGAAAATCTGCATAAAAAACTGTTTAAAGACTTTCTAACGAAATTAATGAACGATGAGGACTTTCCGATAAACGGAGAAGAAGGTTATAAAAGCCTTGAGCTAGCAAAAGCAATATATTTTGCAACGTTAGTAAATAAACCAGTAAAATTACCTCTTAACATAGATTTAGTAATATAA
- a CDS encoding ABC transporter permease codes for MISRTIVRYLATRIAYLVVMYFVTLTILFMLPRLIPANPILSLVQDIYGTYYSGAYTYEQIPAIYRSLVEEFGYGKPLWQQYIDFLSKVFRGDLGTCISSQFFPLKVNDVIATAIPWTLLLLVPSTIVGWYIGNTWGARAGYKRGSNFERASVGLSMVISQIPEYWFAMLLIFAFAVYLGWFPLGKAYSKGYIPNWTDPKFILDVLWHYALPFIAVTTRYLFAQIISMRNLIIYELRADYLTFSDSLGVPDNTLYKYAFRNAMMPQVVNLAIRFGRIIAGQAVIETLFSYPGMGYYLAQAISNMDYMLLQGIFVILVATVYIATFLTDFIHALIDPRVRLGYATPRGMRR; via the coding sequence ATGATATCGAGAACTATTGTTAGATATCTAGCTACTAGAATAGCATATTTGGTAGTCATGTATTTTGTAACACTTACAATACTTTTCATGTTACCTAGACTTATACCGGCTAACCCCATCTTAAGTCTTGTTCAAGATATTTATGGAACATATTATAGTGGTGCATATACTTATGAACAGATACCTGCTATATACAGATCCCTTGTTGAAGAATTTGGGTACGGAAAGCCACTATGGCAACAATATATAGATTTCCTTAGCAAAGTTTTTCGAGGCGATTTAGGGACATGCATATCATCACAATTTTTCCCCCTGAAAGTCAATGATGTTATAGCTACCGCCATTCCATGGACACTCCTTCTCTTGGTACCATCAACAATAGTGGGATGGTATATTGGCAATACATGGGGGGCTCGAGCAGGCTATAAACGTGGTTCAAACTTTGAAAGAGCATCTGTTGGCCTGTCTATGGTCATTTCCCAGATTCCAGAATACTGGTTTGCCATGTTATTGATATTTGCTTTTGCTGTATATTTAGGATGGTTCCCATTAGGGAAAGCCTATTCCAAAGGCTATATCCCTAACTGGACAGACCCTAAATTCATTTTGGATGTGCTATGGCACTATGCCTTACCATTTATAGCTGTAACAACTAGATATTTATTTGCTCAAATAATATCTATGAGGAATCTTATAATATATGAACTGAGGGCAGATTACTTAACCTTTTCCGATAGTTTAGGCGTACCAGATAACACGTTATACAAATACGCTTTCAGAAATGCCATGATGCCGCAAGTTGTTAACCTTGCTATAAGATTTGGAAGAATAATCGCGGGCCAAGCTGTCATCGAGACGTTGTTTAGTTATCCTGGGATGGGGTACTATCTTGCGCAAGCAATAAGCAATATGGATTACATGCTTCTACAAGGCATATTTGTGATATTGGTTGCAACAGTCTATATAGCAACATTCTTAACAGACTTTATCCATGCTTTAATAGATCCGCGTGTGAGACTAGGTTATGCAACACCTAGAGGGATGAGAAGATGA
- a CDS encoding ABC transporter permease translates to MPTTLYMILTNTRFMIGFAILLGVSLFGIIGPLMYQRDPFAIVGRRLAPPSKEFPLGTDVLGRDVLALLMVGVRTSLYVGLLTALFAVAIGISAAVLAVAFPGIVDDVIMAIINFFLSIPSTLLALIFAFYSPIRSFEVIAFIIALTGWPGFARSLRARLLSLKELDYIYLSRVSGLSTIRIVLEDMLPGLMPYILIGFASHVDDGILGEATLSLLGLQPQGTKVYSLGLMLQQAQGMGAIRMGVWWWFVPPGAITTLVLISLLLISTSLDEIFNPRLRKG, encoded by the coding sequence ATGCCTACTACCTTATACATGATACTAACGAATACAAGGTTTATGATAGGATTCGCAATTCTGTTAGGAGTATCTCTATTCGGCATTATAGGGCCTTTAATGTATCAGAGAGATCCATTTGCGATAGTGGGACGTAGGCTAGCTCCACCAAGTAAAGAATTTCCACTGGGAACAGATGTCCTCGGAAGAGATGTGCTTGCACTTCTTATGGTGGGAGTCCGAACTTCCCTCTACGTAGGATTGCTGACAGCCTTATTCGCTGTTGCTATAGGTATATCAGCAGCTGTTCTAGCAGTAGCATTTCCAGGTATAGTCGACGATGTGATAATGGCCATTATAAACTTCTTCCTTTCAATCCCATCAACACTCCTAGCACTCATATTCGCATTCTATTCACCTATCAGAAGCTTTGAGGTTATAGCATTCATAATAGCACTAACAGGTTGGCCTGGTTTTGCAAGATCCTTAAGAGCAAGACTGTTAAGCCTTAAAGAACTCGACTACATATACCTATCAAGGGTGTCAGGTCTAAGCACCATAAGAATCGTTTTGGAGGATATGCTACCAGGCCTCATGCCATATATACTAATAGGATTTGCAAGCCATGTAGATGATGGTATACTTGGAGAAGCAACCCTAAGTCTTTTAGGTCTTCAGCCACAAGGTACAAAAGTTTATTCACTAGGTCTAATGCTTCAGCAAGCACAGGGTATGGGTGCTATTAGAATGGGTGTTTGGTGGTGGTTTGTACCACCAGGAGCCATTACTACACTTGTTTTAATCTCACTTCTCTTGATCTCTACATCACTTGATGAAATATTCAATCCGAGATTAAGAAAAGGATAG